The Nanoarchaeota archaeon genome includes the window AGCAGTTTAACGAGATATTGCGAAAATTAAAAAAGAAAGATTCTTCTCTTGCAATGCGTCTTTAAAAGGCAAAAGGAGAAAGCATATAGGACGCTGTGCTTACTAAAATGCGCTTAATCATCGCATATTCGCAGTAAAAAGCTTTAAAGGTTCGCTAAAGCCGAAAATATGCAAACCTTTAAATAGTTGCAATTAGATAATATTTTCATGTTTCAACAATTTATAAATAGAAAAGAAGAGCTGAATAGTCTTGAAGAACACTTTGTAAGCGGCAAACCTGAATTTATTCTCATATACGGCAGAAGGCGGGTCGGCAAAACAGAGATTATAACCCATTTTATTAAAAGCAAGCCAAGCATTTACTTTCTTGCGGAAGAAAAACGGTATGATGACAACCTGAATGAAATGAAGTCTATAATGGGCAATTTTCTGAAAGATGATGAGTTCGGGCGGATTAATTTCGAAAACTGGGCTCAGCTGTTTAAAAGTTTTTTGGAAAAAATATCCGAAAGAACAATCGTGGTAATAGACGAATTCCCTTATTTAGTTATGGAAAATAACGCAATTCCTTCCGAATTCCAGAAAATATGGGATTTGTATCTCTCCAAATCAGATAAAATCATGCTTGTGCTCGTAGGCTCGTCAATAAGCATGATGGAAAAACTGCTTGGAAGAAAGTCTCCGCTTTTTGGCAGAAGAACCGCACAGCTCGAGGTAAAGCCGGTTAATATATTCCAGCTAAAAGAATTTTTTCCGGAACGTTCGATAGAAGAATGCATAAACATTTACGGCTGCACCGACGGCATACCTTTGTATTTGAAGCAATTCGGCACAAAGACGGATGTATTTGAGAATATGAATAATATATTTTTCCGAAGGGATTCCCCGCTCTACAGCGAAGCCGAAATTTTAATGAAGCAGGAATTCCGTGAGCCTGCCAACTATTTTTCAATACTGAAAGCAATATCCTTCGGGAACACAAAACAGAATAAAATTGTGAACTATACAAACATAGACAAGAGCATAATCTCGAAATATCTGAAAAATCTCGAAGAAATACGGGTGATAAAAAGAAAATATCCCGTAACAGAGAGAAAGGAGACGAGAAAAAGCACAAGATATGCATTTTCGGATAACTATTTCATGTTTTGGTTTAGATACATTTATCCTGCAAAGACGCAGATAGAAAGCGGCTCTAAAGAGGCTTTTGAATCAATGAAGCGGACATACGATGCATATATGGGCTTTATTTTCGAAAAGGCGGCAGAGCAATTATTATTGATGTGCGATATGTTCGCATTCGCAAAGGTCGGCGAATGGTGGCACAAAGACTGCGAAATAGATTTAATTGCGTTAAATGAAAATAAGAAAGAGATTTTCTTTTTTGAATGCAAATGGATGATTTTAAAAGAAGGAACCGCAAGGAAAATACTTGAGGATTTAAAGATTAAATCTTTAGCGGTTGATTGGAACAACGGCAAAAGAGCAGAACGTTTTGGCTTGATTGCAAAACGAATTGAAAACAAGGAAAATCTGAAAAAAGACGGCTTTTTGGCTTTTGACCTCCAAGATTTTGAAAAAATTGCGTGACGATTTTATGAAAGCGAAAATCAACGGCTACATCAGCTCAATAATGGAAGAATCCGCACTGATAAAGGACAGCGGAATGCTCTTTCTTGCGGCTTTTGCCGGGAGTTTGTTCCTGTTTGTTGCGAATATCATGCTTTCCAAGCAGTTCGGCCCCGAAGGCTTCGGCAATTTCAAGACCGTGCTTTCGTTATTCTTGTTTCTTCCTGCTTTGATTGAATTCGGCGCAGGGGCAACACTAACAAAATACATCGCCGAGGGCAACACCGGAATAATACGATGGTTCCTTAAGTTGAGGGTTGTAAGTTACATAGTTGTTGGAGCGACAGTATTTATTTTCAGGGAGCAGATAGCTTCCGTGTTCCTCAAAAACGAAGCATTAAGCCATCTCGTCATTCCCGGACTAATTCTTTTCCTTTTCACATTCTTTGAAATCTTCAAGCCAATAGTGCAGGGTTTTCAGAATTTTAAATTATTGGGCGTATCGCAATTCCTGACAATGTTTTTCCAAGGTACATTCATCCTTGCTTTAGGATATTATTTCGGCGTTTATTACGCCCTTCTCGGGTGGGGATTAGCGTACTTGTTCGGCAATTTGCCAAATATAAATTATCTCTTAAAAAAGAAGCTCAACGGAAAAAAGGCCAATATCAAAAAGATATTCCGTAATTACAGCATTCCCGTGTATCTGATGATAATTCCTGGATTTGTCGGCGCTGCAATAATTCCAATCTTGTCGTTGTTCTTTTCACAGAAATTGATTGGGTATTATGCGTTTGCATTCACGTTTTATTCCGGGGTTTTGCTTATATCTACGGCGTTATCGTCAGTAATGTTTCCGAAAGTATCTGAGTTTTTCGGAGCAAAAAAGCATTTGAATGCTAAAAGCGTACTTATGAGGATTTTTGCAGTCTATACGCCGATTGTTGTATTGGGCGTTGCAGGAACTGCGATGTTATCTGAATACATTATCAACTTTATTTCGCCATCCTATCTTGCAGGCCTTTCAATATTTAAAGCGCTGGTAATCTTAGGCTTTATATCTGGATACGCGCAAGTATACAGAACGTATCTAACAGCAAAAGGCGATATGCGCTCTCTCACGATATGGACTCTGGCGCAGAACATCGTACTTTTGGGCGTAAGTTTGGCGGCTATGATTTAAAGCGAATACGGCTACCAATTATATAAACTTTCTTTGGAATAAAATATAAAGGTTTTATTATGAATGAACGCATCTCATCGGAAGATTTGCGAAGAGAGCAATTATCCGAAAAGCACAGAGGGATACTCAACAGCTTTGAAACCGATGAAACCGAACTCAAAAAGTTTCTTATCGAGGACGCATTGAATAATCAGGATTTGGCTATCTCGAATACCTATGTCTGGTTTTACAACCCGAAAAACGAGCTTGCAGGATACATGACCCTTCTCTCTGATGCCATACGAGTACATGGAACGAGCTTAGGACAGTCGTTCCTTGACAAAGGCGTGGCATATAAGACGCTTCCGGCGCTGAAAATCGGCAGGATGTGCGTTGATAAAAAATATTTACGAAAAGGCATCGGTACTGAGATGATCGCATTTGCCGCAAGAACGCTGCTTGAAATCAACGAAAGAATAGGGTGCCGCTACGTTGTGGCTGATGCAAAGCAGGATGCCAAGCATTTTTACAATAAGCTGAACTTTCTAATCTTGAAAGATCGTGAGAAAGGAACTGTTCCAATGTTCTTTGATATGATGAGAACAATAAGATACCAAAGGCAATTAAGAAAGAACGAGGAGGAATTACGATAAAACATTACAATCCGTGATTCCGACGCAGATGAAAAGCTACAGAATTAAACCTTTACTTCAAGTATTCTTTTGGCTATTTCGATGTCTTTCGGTGTCAGTTTGCCGGTCTCCGCTTCCTTCATTTGCTTAAGGAATCGCTGGGCCCAGACACCTTTTAGCTCGGGCGTTGCCCTGATTGGTTTTGCCATATAATCACAATAGGTTATTATGCGCCGCAGTTTAAAAAGATTAAAAACGCCAAATTATGCTTTATATCTCTGCCGGATAAAATATTACTGTGAGCGCTCACCGCGCGGACGGTTGCGCAGAACCTTGTGGTTTTGGGCGTGAGTGTTATTTTTGAGGGATAATTTATGTAAATATCTCGTGATTCGTGAGAATGCGGCAGATTTCAATCATGATTTCTGTTTATGACCGCAAATATGTTTTGCAGAAACTTTCGTGCATTCTCCGCGGATTCATTCGCAAAAGGCAGATTCGCCTGCGGAAGCGTCTGGTATGTAAAGTGCCCTCGTTTCCATTTTTCCTTTCCGAACAGATTGAGAAGCTCGTCTGCAGTGACAATCATCTTCTTGTAAATGTTCAAAAGTTCAAAATCAAGTATCCCTGTATCTACAAATGCTTTTTTGAATTCGTCGATTGTTTTCTTATGGATTTCCGGCGGCTTGGCGTCTATTCCTTTTGTAAGCAGCAGCGCTTTAGCTGCGTAGAATATGGCATAATAGGCATGAGATATTACTGCGCTATAAAATGTATCACTTTTTTCTGCCTGGAGCTGTTTCTTCAAATCCTCATTTCCGGAGAGCAAAAGCAGGGACTTTGCAAGACGCAGTTCATTTTCAGACCGTTCCAGATACAGCTTAACCATTGAATCCATGCTTTCTCGCCTCGTTTATCGTGAGATAATAATTTTCTGCGCCGAAAAATATAAGCCTTTCTTTAAAGATGAACTTTGCGTAGTTTTCTTCTTTTGCAAGAAGCATTTCTAAGAATTCTTTTTGCGTAAACACATATGGATGCACTTCGGGTATTAGAAGGCCGCCTTTGTTTTTCAGAGTGTTCAGAATTGATATCGTATCGTCGTTTGTGATAACTATGACGTCAAGGTCCGAATTTTTTGTTTCTGTTCCCTTTGCATAGCTTCCTGCGATTATCAGAGTGAAATATGCAGTATTTATGATTTTGAATATTTCATTGATGTTGGGGATTTCCCGTTCATTTGCTTCAAGCTCGTCCAAAAGAGAAAGGTATTTTATGGCGATGGCTGAATTAAGGTTAATCGTTACTATTTTAGAATGCCCCTTTTCTTCAAGATGCAAAATCCCGAGTTTTGAAAGCTTTTTTACCGCATTAAATGTCCATGAGTAAGAAGTTGTTTCTACTGCTTTTGAAATCTCCCGGATAGTATATGTCTTAAACAGCCTTTTCCTGAATATTTCGATTATTCTTAATTCTTTATTTGTCAGCATCATATCACTTAAAGTATAATATTATACTTTTAAAAGTATATAAACTTTGCTGGAAGAATTTGCGCCGAAACAAGGGGGTAAAAGGTTTGCATGAGCCCAAGGCAGAAAAAGGGCACGCATTATATAATAGGGTGCGGCCATATTTGAAATGCGTATTTAATTGCAAGCAATGACTTTTTGAGCGCCGGAATTTGCTTTATATTTCTGCCGGATAAAATATTATTGCGAGAGCGCGGACGGCTGCGAGTTTGGGCTGCGAGGACGGCGGCTGTTTTGCAAAAGAAGTTTGTTAAGCCATTTCCTTTTCTTCGCCGGAATATTTCCAAAACCATAAAAACAATGCTGTGATAAAGACAATGAAATTGACCGCAGCAAAATCATCCATTCGTATGGCGTTTATCAGCCACCAGTGGCCTACAGGCATTGACAATACTCCCATTTGTTTTGATAATATCAGCGAATATTGAAATCCGATTGCATACAGCCAGGATAATAAGGATATGCAAAGTACTGTCAATAATGCGGCTTTTTCCAGTTTCATAAAAATCACATTAGCTACTGTTTTTCTTCAATCCTGCATTAAATCCAACCGGTGCGCATTATTAGTGGCTTCCGGAATATGAATATGATGAGAAGAACTCGCGCCCAAAATTACACGGCAAAGAGTCTTTTTAGGGCAAAATCATGGAAATCTCCATTTTTCAAGCTTTTTCAGCTTTGCTGAAAAATCATGCTTAAAAAAGTAATGTTACTATATACACCGATAGCGCTTTATTTTGCCTTGACGGGCTGCGGTTGGTATGTGATAGATGATTTTATGCGAGCGAAAATCAACGGCTACATAACTTCAATAATGGAAGAATCCGCATTGATAAAGGACAGCGGGATGCTGTTTTTAGCGTCATTTGCAGGGAGCATATTCCTGTTCGTGGCAAACATCATGCTATCAAAGCAGTTCGGCCCCGAAGGCTTCGGCAATTTCAAGACCGTGCTTTCGTTATTCTTGTTTCTTCCTGCTTTGATTGAATTCGGCGCAGGGGCTACACTAACAAAATACATCGCCGAAGGCAATACAGGGATAATTAAATGGTTTTTGAAGCTTCGCGTAGTAAGCTATGCGGTTGTAGAGATATTTGCGCATGGTTTCCGGAATGTTGTGAGTTTGGCGCTTGTGATTAGTGCATTCTCGACTTCGTACTTTGGCAGATGCGGTATCAAATAGGAAAGTTACTCCTCCAGATTCACGACTTCAATTAAACCATAAACGCTTCTGGTATTGTAATGCGTATCAAACGTAATCAACTTCTTTGCTTCTGAAGTTGCAGCATCGGCAATTATTCTAACATCAGTAGAGCCCACTCTATACTCCAGTTCTTTTAGTTTTTGGAGCTTCTCTATGTAGTCTTCTATTTTCGGAGTATGGAGCCGGACACCTTTTAGCAGTATGGCAAGCTGTTCTATGGCGCTGTAAAATGCATCAAAATTCGTATTCGGATCGTACGCTTCCCTTATTGCTGCTCCGATTTCACCGATGACGAGATGAGAAACACACGCCTCGTAAGTGCCGTTTTGCACCCGCCTAAGATACTGTAGTGCCTTTCTTGCTTGATTATCCGCCAATATCGCACTTACAAATATGGAGGAATCGATAAAATGCAGTCCGTCAAGATTAGGCATATTCTCCCTCAAGAAATACCGGCATTAGAAAACAAATGCGCCTTTTTCCGCCTTAGCCCTTAAGCGCCTTAAGAGTTGCACTGCTGACTCATCCGGGTGCTTTCGCGCCGAGCGCGGTATCGGCTTAATTCCCAATGATGCGTACAGCTCCTCTAATGACATGCTATCGACATCGATTTTATCATTCATAATCATCACAACCATTATATGTCTTTCGGGGTTTAAAAAGGTTAAATTCGATATGAGGGTGCATAGGAAGTCAGTTTTATGCGAAAAAGAATCAACTGCTACATCAATTCAATAATGG containing:
- a CDS encoding ATP-binding protein — encoded protein: MFQQFINRKEELNSLEEHFVSGKPEFILIYGRRRVGKTEIITHFIKSKPSIYFLAEEKRYDDNLNEMKSIMGNFLKDDEFGRINFENWAQLFKSFLEKISERTIVVIDEFPYLVMENNAIPSEFQKIWDLYLSKSDKIMLVLVGSSISMMEKLLGRKSPLFGRRTAQLEVKPVNIFQLKEFFPERSIEECINIYGCTDGIPLYLKQFGTKTDVFENMNNIFFRRDSPLYSEAEILMKQEFREPANYFSILKAISFGNTKQNKIVNYTNIDKSIISKYLKNLEEIRVIKRKYPVTERKETRKSTRYAFSDNYFMFWFRYIYPAKTQIESGSKEAFESMKRTYDAYMGFIFEKAAEQLLLMCDMFAFAKVGEWWHKDCEIDLIALNENKKEIFFFECKWMILKEGTARKILEDLKIKSLAVDWNNGKRAERFGLIAKRIENKENLKKDGFLAFDLQDFEKIA
- a CDS encoding oligosaccharide flippase family protein, with translation MKAKINGYISSIMEESALIKDSGMLFLAAFAGSLFLFVANIMLSKQFGPEGFGNFKTVLSLFLFLPALIEFGAGATLTKYIAEGNTGIIRWFLKLRVVSYIVVGATVFIFREQIASVFLKNEALSHLVIPGLILFLFTFFEIFKPIVQGFQNFKLLGVSQFLTMFFQGTFILALGYYFGVYYALLGWGLAYLFGNLPNINYLLKKKLNGKKANIKKIFRNYSIPVYLMIIPGFVGAAIIPILSLFFSQKLIGYYAFAFTFYSGVLLISTALSSVMFPKVSEFFGAKKHLNAKSVLMRIFAVYTPIVVLGVAGTAMLSEYIINFISPSYLAGLSIFKALVILGFISGYAQVYRTYLTAKGDMRSLTIWTLAQNIVLLGVSLAAMI
- a CDS encoding GNAT family N-acetyltransferase, producing the protein MNERISSEDLRREQLSEKHRGILNSFETDETELKKFLIEDALNNQDLAISNTYVWFYNPKNELAGYMTLLSDAIRVHGTSLGQSFLDKGVAYKTLPALKIGRMCVDKKYLRKGIGTEMIAFAARTLLEINERIGCRYVVADAKQDAKHFYNKLNFLILKDREKGTVPMFFDMMRTIRYQRQLRKNEEELR
- a CDS encoding HEPN domain-containing protein, which encodes MDSMVKLYLERSENELRLAKSLLLLSGNEDLKKQLQAEKSDTFYSAVISHAYYAIFYAAKALLLTKGIDAKPPEIHKKTIDEFKKAFVDTGILDFELLNIYKKMIVTADELLNLFGKEKWKRGHFTYQTLPQANLPFANESAENARKFLQNIFAVINRNHD
- a CDS encoding nucleotidyltransferase domain-containing protein produces the protein MMLTNKELRIIEIFRKRLFKTYTIREISKAVETTSYSWTFNAVKKLSKLGILHLEEKGHSKIVTINLNSAIAIKYLSLLDELEANEREIPNINEIFKIINTAYFTLIIAGSYAKGTETKNSDLDVIVITNDDTISILNTLKNKGGLLIPEVHPYVFTQKEFLEMLLAKEENYAKFIFKERLIFFGAENYYLTINEARKHGFNG
- a CDS encoding oligosaccharide flippase family protein, which codes for MRAKINGYITSIMEESALIKDSGMLFLASFAGSIFLFVANIMLSKQFGPEGFGNFKTVLSLFLFLPALIEFGAGATLTKYIAEGNTGIIKWFLKLRVVSYAVVEIFAHGFRNVVSLALVISAFSTSYFGRCGIK
- a CDS encoding PIN domain-containing protein, producing MPNLDGLHFIDSSIFVSAILADNQARKALQYLRRVQNGTYEACVSHLVIGEIGAAIREAYDPNTNFDAFYSAIEQLAILLKGVRLHTPKIEDYIEKLQKLKELEYRVGSTDVRIIADAATSEAKKLITFDTHYNTRSVYGLIEVVNLEE